One part of the bacterium (Candidatus Blackallbacteria) CG13_big_fil_rev_8_21_14_2_50_49_14 genome encodes these proteins:
- the rpmG gene encoding 50S ribosomal protein L33, whose translation MAKAAARLQIKLKSSESHFCYYTMKNKRNTPDRLELKKYDPVVRRHVNFKEEK comes from the coding sequence ATGGCCAAAGCAGCGGCACGATTACAGATTAAACTGAAAAGTTCTGAGAGCCACTTTTGTTATTACACCATGAAGAACAAGCGCAATACTCCTGATCGTCTTGAACTCAAAAAGTACGATCCCGTAGTGCGTCGCCATGTAAACTTCAAAGAAGAAAAATAG
- the rpmB gene encoding 50S ribosomal protein L28, which produces MMRACDISGKRYNNANRVSHSNRKTKHRQQANLQWKRFWIPEEKRWVRLRVSTKVMKTITKYGLLSTIRRYGADSALVQK; this is translated from the coding sequence ATCATGAGAGCGTGTGACATTTCCGGCAAAAGATATAACAATGCCAACCGAGTCAGCCACTCCAACCGGAAGACCAAGCATCGTCAGCAAGCCAACCTGCAGTGGAAACGTTTCTGGATTCCTGAAGAAAAGCGCTGGGTGCGCCTGCGTGTTTCTACCAAGGTCATGAAAACCATTACCAAATATGGTTTGCTGTCCACGATTCGCCGGTATGGGGCTGATTCTGCCCTGGTCCAGAAATAA